The following coding sequences lie in one Thermomicrobium sp. 4228-Ro genomic window:
- a CDS encoding peptide ABC transporter substrate-binding protein: MITSLIVVAGSGLFALVHFSTPGTEMEASAVTPTVAAPATGDQSPTVSAAVITGGTFRAGIVGRVETLNPLLAQTTAEATVDQLLFEGLVWVDGSGLPQPELAEQWQVSDDGYTYTVQLRRDVLWHDGQPFTARDVLFTVRLIQDPSFPGDASLAMFWRSVEVEVVDAYTVRFRLIEPYAPFLTHLTLPILPEHVLAGTLAADLSKNAFSTRPIGTGPFMVDTIDLEKGSIELVRSPHFDRPVPMFDRVVVQLYENSEEALAAFRHGEIDALDLVPWPAVRDPRLVGDRARVYAPLLAGYTALFLNNQAQLFADVRVRQAIAAAIDRVALVRDVLGGEGEPGNGPIPPTSWAFQEQEYRYDPGMARQLLHDAGWEDRNGDGILEQGGLNFRFTLLVNVDDPLRVAVAEAVARQLGEVGIAVSVQPVPAQTLQRQLLNREYTAALFGWMSSTGDPDSFELWHSSQADIGTNVTGFRNRTVDVLLEEARRSTDQAERRSLYVEFQRLFAEYVPAVVLYYPRYSFVVSDRIGGVDASPLIKPEDHIHQLPRWYRIQE; this comes from the coding sequence TTGATTACGTCGTTGATCGTTGTTGCAGGGAGCGGGCTGTTCGCCCTCGTCCACTTCAGTACACCCGGGACCGAAATGGAGGCGAGTGCGGTGACCCCGACTGTTGCTGCGCCTGCGACAGGGGACCAGTCGCCAACTGTGTCTGCTGCTGTGATCACTGGTGGCACCTTTCGAGCCGGCATCGTCGGGCGGGTCGAGACGCTCAACCCGCTTCTCGCCCAAACGACGGCTGAGGCTACGGTTGACCAGCTGCTGTTCGAGGGGTTGGTGTGGGTCGATGGGAGCGGTCTCCCACAACCCGAACTGGCCGAGCAGTGGCAGGTCAGCGACGATGGTTATACCTATACGGTCCAGTTACGGCGTGACGTACTCTGGCATGATGGCCAGCCGTTCACTGCTCGTGACGTCCTGTTCACGGTCCGCCTGATCCAAGACCCCAGTTTTCCTGGGGATGCGTCTTTGGCGATGTTCTGGCGCAGCGTCGAGGTAGAAGTGGTCGACGCCTATACCGTGCGCTTTCGTCTGATCGAGCCCTATGCACCGTTCCTGACCCATCTAACGTTGCCGATCCTTCCGGAGCACGTACTGGCGGGAACCTTGGCTGCGGATCTGTCGAAAAACGCTTTCTCCACCCGGCCGATCGGAACTGGTCCGTTCATGGTCGACACGATCGATCTCGAGAAGGGATCGATCGAGCTCGTCCGGTCGCCGCACTTCGACCGACCGGTGCCGATGTTCGATCGAGTCGTCGTCCAGCTTTACGAAAATTCCGAGGAGGCACTGGCTGCATTTCGTCACGGTGAAATCGACGCGCTGGACCTCGTACCGTGGCCCGCCGTTCGGGATCCGCGGCTCGTGGGGGATCGCGCAAGAGTGTACGCACCCTTATTGGCGGGATACACGGCGCTATTTCTGAACAATCAGGCGCAGCTCTTCGCAGATGTACGGGTACGTCAGGCGATCGCAGCGGCGATCGACCGCGTGGCACTGGTCCGTGATGTTCTCGGGGGGGAAGGCGAGCCAGGAAACGGTCCGATCCCGCCAACTTCCTGGGCTTTCCAAGAACAGGAGTATCGATACGATCCGGGGATGGCGCGACAGCTCTTGCACGATGCTGGGTGGGAAGACCGAAACGGGGACGGCATCCTCGAGCAAGGTGGACTCAATTTTCGCTTCACGCTGCTGGTGAATGTCGATGACCCGCTACGCGTGGCTGTGGCGGAGGCCGTTGCCCGACAGTTAGGCGAGGTCGGGATCGCGGTCAGCGTGCAGCCGGTTCCAGCGCAGACATTGCAACGACAACTGCTCAATCGGGAGTATACCGCGGCCCTCTTCGGCTGGATGTCGAGTACCGGTGACCCTGATAGCTTCGAGCTCTGGCACTCCTCGCAAGCGGACATCGGGACGAATGTGACGGGATTCCGGAACCGGACGGTCGATGTCCTCTTAGAGGAGGCGAGGCGGTCAACCGATCAGGCCGAGCGTCGTTCCTTGTACGTGGAGTTCCAGCGCTTGTTCGCGGAGTACGTTCCTGCGGTGGTGCTCTACTATCCACGGTATAGCTTCGTGGTAAGCGATCGGATCGGTGGTGTCGATGCGAGTCCACTCATCAAGCCGGAAGATCACATTCACCAGTTGCCACGCTGGTATCGGATCCAGGAGTAG
- the secG gene encoding preprotein translocase subunit SecG yields METAFYIAMILLSILLMVVILLQAKASGFSGAFGGDTSAIYRTRRGLERTLFQLTIGVAAIFVILSILGQWLL; encoded by the coding sequence ATGGAAACTGCCTTCTATATCGCGATGATTCTGCTCTCGATCTTGCTTATGGTGGTGATCCTTCTCCAGGCCAAGGCTTCCGGTTTCAGCGGGGCCTTCGGTGGCGATACCTCAGCGATATACCGGACACGCCGTGGGCTTGAACGGACACTGTTTCAGCTGACGATCGGTGTCGCTGCGATCTTCGTCATCCTGTCTATCCTCGGTCAGTGGCTCCTCTAG
- the tpiA gene encoding triose-phosphate isomerase, giving the protein MTSHLRRALVAGNWKMHTAYEEAVHLAREVATSCSDASDVEVVLIPPFPWIVTLAELVRGSMLSVGAQNCSVYERGAYTGEVAAFMLAPFCRYVIVGHSERRHLFGETDEIVAAKLARVFAHGMTPILCVGERLEEREAGQTLAVVERQLATAAASIDRSQAGRLVVAYEPVWAIGTGRPATAADAQEVARFIRGWLTERYGERAGRALRVLYGGSVTADNAGTFFSEPDIDGALVGGASLDAAQFCGIVGAARVVARAKKGA; this is encoded by the coding sequence GTGACGAGCCACCTGAGGCGCGCTCTCGTCGCTGGTAATTGGAAGATGCATACGGCGTACGAAGAAGCTGTGCACCTGGCTAGGGAAGTCGCTACGTCCTGTTCCGACGCATCAGATGTCGAAGTGGTTCTCATTCCGCCTTTTCCGTGGATCGTGACACTCGCGGAGCTGGTTCGGGGTAGCATGCTGTCCGTCGGGGCGCAGAACTGCAGCGTGTACGAGCGCGGGGCCTATACCGGTGAAGTTGCCGCCTTCATGCTTGCGCCGTTCTGCCGCTACGTAATCGTGGGGCATAGCGAGCGACGGCATCTCTTCGGCGAAACCGATGAGATCGTCGCGGCCAAGTTGGCGCGCGTGTTCGCGCACGGCATGACACCCATTCTCTGCGTTGGCGAGCGTCTGGAGGAGCGGGAAGCTGGCCAGACTCTGGCCGTCGTCGAGCGGCAGCTTGCGACTGCCGCCGCCTCGATCGATCGGTCGCAGGCCGGGCGACTCGTCGTGGCTTACGAACCGGTGTGGGCGATCGGTACCGGACGACCGGCTACTGCCGCCGATGCACAAGAGGTCGCGCGGTTCATCCGCGGGTGGCTGACCGAGCGATACGGTGAACGAGCCGGTCGTGCACTGCGTGTGCTCTACGGAGGCAGCGTCACGGCTGACAATGCTGGTACATTCTTCTCCGAGCCAGATATCGACGGGGCACTAGTCGGGGGTGCGAGCTTGGACGCCGCGCAGTTCTGTGGCATCGTCGGAGCGGCACGGGTAGTTGCTCGGGCGAAGAAGGGAGCGTAG
- a CDS encoding phosphoglycerate kinase — protein sequence MGKRLRTVRDLDVGERRVLVRVDYNVPLEHGHVVDDTRIRETLGTIEWLIERRARIILCSHLGRPKGQVREDLRLAPVARTLSTLLGRSVHYVRDIVGPEAQEMAHRLQPGEVGLLENLRFDPREEANDPVFARELANLAECYVNDAFGAAHRAHASVVGVAQLLPSAAGLLMEREVTALDRVLHSSERPFVLVLGGAKVSDKIGVIENLLPRVDALLLGGGMANTFLKARGYELGRSLVEGDKVDEARRVVAVAEQRGVRIELPVDVVIAPSIDRPDARQVVRVGEVPADHAVFDIGPETVRRFAEVIATAKMLVWNGPMGVYEVPEFRAGTRGVAEAVAQCAGFTLVGGGDSVAALRELGLADRVAHLSTGGGATLEYLEGRELPGVAVLMEEVP from the coding sequence ATGGGCAAGCGGCTGAGAACAGTGCGGGATCTCGACGTCGGTGAGCGTCGGGTTCTGGTGCGGGTGGATTACAACGTGCCCCTCGAGCATGGGCATGTGGTCGACGATACCCGAATCCGTGAAACGCTGGGAACGATCGAGTGGCTGATCGAGCGACGTGCTCGCATCATTCTCTGTTCGCACCTCGGTCGGCCGAAAGGCCAGGTGCGCGAAGACCTCCGTTTGGCACCAGTTGCACGCACGCTGAGCACGCTCTTGGGAAGGTCTGTTCACTACGTGCGTGACATCGTCGGCCCGGAAGCACAGGAAATGGCGCACCGACTGCAACCCGGTGAGGTGGGGCTTCTCGAGAACCTTCGCTTCGATCCGCGTGAAGAAGCGAACGACCCGGTGTTCGCCCGCGAACTCGCGAATTTGGCTGAGTGTTACGTGAACGACGCCTTCGGTGCAGCTCATCGAGCGCACGCATCGGTGGTCGGTGTCGCGCAGCTTTTGCCGAGTGCTGCGGGTCTCCTGATGGAGCGAGAAGTCACTGCACTCGATCGTGTGCTCCACAGCAGCGAGCGCCCGTTCGTTCTGGTACTCGGTGGTGCGAAGGTCTCGGACAAGATTGGTGTGATCGAGAACTTGTTGCCGCGGGTCGATGCTCTATTACTGGGCGGCGGAATGGCCAACACGTTTCTGAAGGCGCGTGGCTATGAACTCGGCCGTTCGCTCGTCGAAGGGGACAAGGTCGACGAAGCACGGCGCGTAGTGGCAGTCGCGGAACAACGTGGCGTTCGCATCGAGCTCCCGGTCGACGTTGTCATCGCACCGTCGATCGATCGACCAGATGCGCGCCAGGTGGTTCGAGTCGGCGAGGTACCAGCCGATCACGCTGTTTTCGACATCGGCCCAGAAACGGTTCGTCGATTCGCCGAAGTGATCGCGACTGCGAAGATGCTCGTTTGGAATGGCCCGATGGGAGTCTACGAGGTGCCCGAGTTTCGGGCAGGAACCCGCGGTGTTGCGGAAGCAGTCGCCCAGTGCGCTGGCTTCACCCTCGTCGGCGGTGGGGATTCCGTCGCGGCTCTTCGCGAACTCGGGCTAGCCGACCGGGTTGCGCATCTTTCGACGGGCGGTGGGGCAACGCTGGAGTATCTCGAGGGTCGTGAATTGCCAGGTGTCGCTGTCTTAATGGAGGAGGTGCCGTGA
- the gap gene encoding type I glyceraldehyde-3-phosphate dehydrogenase, with translation MAVRVGINGFGRIGRQVLKAILEGYDDELEVVAVNDLTTPATLAHLFQWDSTYGPWDGEVEASENSITIDGREIRVFAEREPGKIPWRDVEVELVIESTGLFTDAAKARAHLVAGAKKVIITAPAKGEDITIVLGVNEDQYDPARHHIVSNASCTTNCLAPVAKVLHERFGIVRGLMTTVHAYTNDQQLLDAPHRDLRRARAAATNIVPTTTGAARAVALVLPELKGKFDGFAMRVPVPTVSVIDFVVELSRATTADEINKAFREAAEDELNGILGYTDEPLVSSDFRGDSRSAIVDGLSTMVLDGTLAKVVAWYDNEWGYSCRVADLAYYMMIGCLQED, from the coding sequence GTGGCGGTGCGTGTCGGTATCAACGGATTCGGTCGTATCGGTCGACAGGTGCTGAAGGCGATCTTGGAAGGCTACGACGACGAACTCGAGGTCGTCGCGGTCAATGACCTCACGACGCCAGCCACGCTGGCACACCTATTCCAATGGGATTCCACGTACGGCCCGTGGGACGGTGAGGTGGAGGCATCGGAAAACTCGATCACGATCGATGGGCGGGAAATTCGCGTTTTCGCGGAGCGGGAGCCGGGCAAGATCCCTTGGCGCGATGTGGAAGTCGAGCTGGTGATCGAGTCGACCGGTTTGTTCACCGACGCTGCGAAGGCGCGGGCACACCTGGTGGCCGGCGCGAAGAAGGTGATCATTACCGCACCAGCCAAGGGTGAGGACATCACGATCGTGCTCGGGGTCAATGAGGACCAGTATGACCCCGCTCGACACCATATCGTTTCGAACGCGTCCTGTACGACGAACTGTCTCGCACCGGTGGCGAAGGTCTTGCACGAGCGGTTCGGCATCGTGCGCGGCCTCATGACCACCGTGCATGCCTACACGAACGACCAGCAATTGCTGGATGCTCCGCACCGCGACCTCCGGCGAGCCCGCGCGGCGGCGACGAATATCGTGCCCACGACGACCGGCGCAGCCCGGGCGGTGGCGCTCGTTCTCCCCGAACTCAAGGGGAAGTTCGATGGGTTCGCGATGCGCGTTCCGGTTCCAACGGTGTCCGTCATCGACTTCGTCGTCGAACTCTCGCGAGCTACCACGGCGGACGAAATCAATAAAGCCTTCCGCGAGGCGGCGGAAGACGAATTGAACGGTATCCTCGGTTACACGGACGAGCCTTTGGTGTCAAGCGATTTCCGTGGTGACTCTCGATCGGCTATCGTCGATGGTTTGAGCACGATGGTGTTGGACGGTACGCTGGCGAAGGTGGTGGCTTGGTACGACAACGAGTGGGGGTACTCCTGCCGGGTTGCTGACCTCGCGTATTACATGATGATCGGCTGCCTGCAGGAGGACTAA
- a CDS encoding gluconeogenesis factor YvcK family protein, which yields MKLRTWLRPGMFVKRWILLLALGVVTTSLGLAMGLAWIYRNYAFPQEVSGFVQAVTLQFIPHPYREALMISVGSVLTIVGFWQLSRSLLAPFLDQRADRRGLTEILQAHRFGPEPPELHIVAIGGGTGLSTLLRGLKTHNVAITAIVTMGDDGGSSGRLRQDFNIPPPGDIRNCLVALADAEPLMSELFQYRFPSVGSALDGHSFGNLFIVAMTQITGSFEGAVAESSRVLAVRGRVMPSTLENITVCAEFEDGRVVRGESLIAQERGRIRRIFLDPEHPEAYEPALLAILSADVIVLGPGSLFTSVIPNLLVDGVARAIRMSPALKVYVCNVTTQRGETDGFGVVEHLEAIECHAGDDLVDCVLANENLEPTRALEAIGVYGVALDGLERIGDRVEVFLRDLVNPEQPWRHDPAKLAQALLEIARARKRSDAVGVQRVLLEQAALTRGVMR from the coding sequence ATGAAGCTCCGGACTTGGTTGCGCCCGGGAATGTTCGTCAAGCGCTGGATCCTGTTGTTGGCGCTCGGAGTGGTGACGACCAGTCTCGGGCTCGCCATGGGCCTCGCCTGGATTTATCGGAATTACGCCTTTCCCCAGGAAGTCTCAGGCTTCGTCCAGGCTGTGACGCTCCAGTTCATTCCCCACCCGTATCGTGAAGCGTTGATGATCTCGGTCGGAAGCGTGCTGACCATCGTCGGTTTCTGGCAGCTCTCGCGCTCGCTTCTCGCACCGTTCCTCGACCAACGTGCCGACCGGCGTGGTCTGACCGAGATTCTGCAGGCACACCGCTTCGGCCCGGAGCCACCGGAACTTCATATCGTCGCCATCGGTGGGGGAACGGGATTGTCCACCCTCCTGCGTGGTCTCAAGACACACAATGTCGCGATCACGGCGATCGTGACGATGGGGGACGATGGTGGCAGTTCGGGACGGCTCCGCCAGGATTTCAACATTCCGCCGCCAGGCGATATCCGCAACTGTCTGGTCGCCCTGGCTGACGCGGAGCCATTGATGAGTGAGCTTTTCCAATACCGGTTTCCGTCAGTCGGTTCGGCCCTGGATGGGCATAGTTTCGGCAATCTCTTCATCGTCGCCATGACGCAGATCACCGGCAGTTTCGAGGGGGCGGTGGCGGAATCCTCGCGTGTCCTTGCTGTCCGTGGTCGTGTCATGCCGTCGACGCTCGAAAACATCACGGTGTGCGCGGAGTTCGAGGACGGTCGGGTCGTCCGTGGCGAGTCGCTGATCGCACAGGAGCGCGGTCGTATCCGGCGAATCTTTCTCGATCCGGAGCATCCCGAGGCGTACGAGCCCGCACTGCTCGCGATCCTTTCGGCTGATGTGATCGTGCTCGGCCCGGGTAGTCTCTTCACCTCGGTCATACCCAATCTTCTCGTGGACGGTGTCGCGCGGGCGATCCGGATGTCTCCTGCGCTGAAGGTCTACGTGTGCAATGTCACGACGCAGCGCGGGGAGACGGACGGCTTCGGTGTCGTCGAGCATCTGGAGGCGATCGAGTGCCATGCCGGTGATGACCTCGTGGATTGCGTTCTCGCGAACGAGAACCTGGAGCCGACGCGAGCGCTGGAAGCGATCGGTGTCTACGGAGTCGCATTGGATGGGCTGGAGCGGATCGGCGATCGCGTCGAGGTGTTCCTGCGTGATCTCGTCAATCCTGAACAACCATGGCGTCATGACCCCGCGAAGCTCGCACAGGCGCTCCTCGAAATCGCGCGAGCACGCAAACGCAGCGATGCTGTCGGTGTACAGCGGGTACTCCTTGAGCAGGCAGCGCTGACGAGGGGCGTCATGCGGTAG
- the nusA gene encoding transcription termination factor NusA yields the protein MKSDLYTAIAQIAAERGIPREAVMESVQQALRTVYKKATGSDEDVEIDIDVNTGKIRIFAPKRVVETVQDPLREISVEEARTIDPRAIVGDVVRIERHPTNFGRIAAQTAKQVILQRIRDFERETIYNEFIDRVGEVLTGTVQRVDPRAVILSFGKAEAILPAREQIPGERYRPGQRLKVYLVEVTKDAKGPQLLVSRTHPNLIKRLLELEVPEVASGAVEVMAIAREPGQRSKVAVAARQDKVDPVGACVGVRGVRIQSIVTELSGEKIDVIEWSSDIRTFIANALSPAKPITVILNEDEKVARVVVPPEQMSQAIGKDGQNARLAYKLTGWRIDIKDPASLEGEEALLVRSATSLPELPPDLMALGRQPRLVRADGTFSIREREFGPLPSDLIMKSVDVEIVNGVVNVYYDRELRARYDFETGRALPLTDDETADVR from the coding sequence ATGAAGAGCGATCTTTACACTGCCATTGCACAGATCGCTGCTGAGCGTGGTATTCCGCGCGAGGCAGTCATGGAGTCGGTCCAGCAGGCACTGCGGACGGTTTACAAGAAGGCCACCGGCTCTGACGAGGACGTCGAGATCGACATCGACGTGAACACCGGTAAGATCCGGATCTTCGCACCGAAGCGCGTCGTGGAGACCGTCCAGGATCCGCTTCGGGAAATCTCGGTCGAGGAGGCGCGCACGATCGATCCGCGCGCCATCGTCGGTGACGTCGTGCGGATCGAGCGACACCCGACGAACTTCGGGCGCATCGCAGCCCAGACCGCCAAGCAGGTGATCCTGCAGCGGATCCGCGACTTCGAGCGCGAGACGATCTACAACGAGTTCATCGACCGGGTCGGTGAGGTGTTGACCGGTACCGTCCAGCGGGTCGATCCGCGCGCGGTGATCCTCAGTTTCGGCAAGGCTGAGGCGATTCTCCCTGCGCGCGAACAGATCCCAGGCGAGCGGTACCGCCCTGGTCAGCGGCTGAAGGTCTACTTGGTCGAGGTCACGAAGGATGCGAAGGGACCGCAGCTGCTGGTCTCTCGGACGCACCCGAACCTGATTAAGCGCCTGCTCGAACTCGAGGTTCCGGAGGTGGCGAGCGGTGCAGTCGAGGTCATGGCGATCGCGCGAGAACCGGGTCAGCGCTCGAAGGTCGCCGTCGCCGCTCGCCAGGACAAGGTCGATCCGGTCGGTGCCTGCGTCGGCGTTCGCGGTGTGCGGATCCAGAGTATCGTGACCGAACTCTCGGGTGAGAAGATCGACGTGATCGAGTGGTCGTCGGACATCCGCACGTTCATCGCCAACGCGCTGAGCCCGGCAAAGCCGATCACGGTCATCCTCAACGAGGATGAAAAGGTCGCTCGCGTTGTCGTACCGCCTGAGCAGATGTCGCAGGCGATCGGCAAGGACGGGCAGAACGCACGGCTCGCCTACAAGCTGACCGGCTGGCGGATCGACATCAAGGATCCAGCCTCGCTCGAGGGCGAGGAAGCCTTGCTGGTGCGGTCGGCGACGAGCTTGCCCGAGCTGCCGCCCGATCTCATGGCATTGGGCCGGCAGCCTCGGCTCGTCCGTGCCGACGGGACCTTCAGCATCCGCGAGCGAGAATTCGGTCCGCTGCCGAGCGACCTGATCATGAAGAGTGTCGATGTCGAAATCGTCAACGGTGTCGTGAACGTGTACTACGATCGCGAACTACGGGCCCGTTACGATTTCGAGACCGGCCGTGCGCTACCATTGACCGACGATGAAACGGCCGATGTCCGGTAA
- the rnpM gene encoding RNase P modulator RnpM, translating to MSERPDRTKRRGPRLKHLPVRTCVACRARDLKRTFVRIVRTPDGTLAIDPTGKRSGRGAYLCRRFSCWERAALSDVLERALRVPVPPEFREELLRWADLHIRREEPPADETSQIEEDQR from the coding sequence ATGAGCGAGCGTCCCGACCGGACAAAGCGGCGTGGACCGCGCCTGAAGCATTTGCCCGTGCGCACGTGCGTTGCCTGTCGCGCGCGCGACCTCAAGCGTACGTTCGTTCGTATCGTGCGGACACCGGACGGGACGCTCGCCATCGATCCGACCGGCAAGCGGAGCGGTCGCGGCGCGTACCTCTGCCGGCGCTTCAGCTGCTGGGAGCGCGCAGCACTGTCCGATGTGTTGGAGCGCGCGCTCCGTGTTCCGGTTCCGCCGGAGTTTCGGGAAGAGCTCCTTCGCTGGGCTGATCTCCACATCCGCCGCGAAGAGCCGCCCGCTGACGAAACATCCCAGATCGAGGAGGATCAACGATGA
- the infB gene encoding translation initiation factor IF-2 — protein MSTKARKHAHDRTDRSPAVANRTATVVAPRGPIEIGSVITVGELADAIGVSAVELIKALMRRRIMASINQQIDFETAAAVAADFGVELVEHTPEAVAQEKSLAEIVRASAREPGAVPRPPVVTIMGHVDHGKTKLLDAIRHTNVAEGEAGGITQHIGAYQVEVQGRKITFLDTPGHEAFTAMRARGAQVTDIAVLVVAADDGVMPQTREAVAHARAANVPIIVAINKIDLPTANPARVKQQLAEIGVIPEEYGGDVPVVEVSAKQKLGIEDLLEMILLVADLHELKANPNRPAIGVIIEAKIDQKRGPVATVLVQTGTLKVNDIVVAGATWGRVRAMFDDRGRKVRRAEPSMPVEILGLEEVPEAGDYLQVVADERTAKEIAAQRAAKRRAEAFAEARVVKLDEFHKGVQSGETRELRLILKADVQGSLEAIQNALAKLNDELEGVGISVLHAATGAISESDVMLAATTGAIVIGFNVRPDVAARRAAESTGVDVRYYNIIYQLLEDVRAALTGLLAPETREVIDGVAEVRETFRLPNRTIAAGLYVVTGKALRNARVRVIRDGKVIYDGTVASLRRFKEDVREVAAGYECGLTIDGFNDIRVGDHIEFYHLEQVPRG, from the coding sequence ATGAGCACCAAGGCGAGGAAACATGCACACGATCGAACCGACCGTTCGCCTGCTGTAGCTAACCGAACAGCGACCGTGGTCGCACCACGGGGCCCGATCGAGATCGGGAGCGTGATCACCGTGGGGGAACTCGCTGATGCGATCGGCGTGAGTGCTGTCGAGCTCATCAAGGCACTCATGCGACGCCGGATCATGGCGAGCATCAATCAGCAGATCGACTTCGAAACCGCCGCAGCCGTCGCCGCAGACTTCGGCGTCGAACTCGTCGAGCACACCCCGGAAGCCGTCGCGCAGGAGAAGAGCCTGGCGGAAATCGTGCGTGCCAGCGCACGAGAACCGGGTGCGGTTCCGCGTCCCCCGGTGGTTACCATCATGGGGCATGTCGACCACGGTAAGACGAAGCTGCTCGACGCGATCCGTCACACCAATGTGGCGGAGGGCGAAGCTGGCGGCATCACCCAGCACATCGGCGCGTACCAGGTCGAGGTTCAGGGACGGAAGATCACCTTCCTCGATACTCCCGGGCATGAAGCCTTCACAGCCATGCGCGCCCGCGGCGCCCAGGTCACCGATATCGCGGTCCTCGTCGTGGCAGCGGACGACGGGGTTATGCCGCAGACCCGTGAGGCAGTCGCACATGCCCGGGCAGCGAACGTGCCGATCATCGTCGCGATCAACAAGATCGATTTGCCGACTGCCAATCCGGCTCGCGTCAAGCAGCAGCTGGCCGAAATCGGCGTGATTCCCGAAGAATATGGGGGTGATGTCCCGGTCGTGGAGGTCTCGGCGAAGCAGAAGCTCGGCATCGAGGATCTCCTCGAGATGATCCTGCTGGTCGCTGACCTGCACGAACTCAAGGCGAACCCGAACCGTCCCGCCATCGGTGTGATCATCGAGGCCAAGATCGACCAGAAGCGCGGACCGGTCGCGACCGTTCTCGTCCAGACCGGAACGCTGAAGGTGAACGACATCGTCGTCGCCGGAGCGACCTGGGGTCGTGTCCGTGCGATGTTCGACGACCGTGGGCGCAAGGTACGGCGAGCCGAACCCTCGATGCCGGTCGAGATTCTCGGCCTCGAGGAGGTGCCGGAAGCAGGCGATTACCTCCAGGTCGTCGCGGACGAGCGTACCGCCAAGGAAATCGCTGCCCAGCGTGCCGCCAAGCGGCGGGCCGAAGCATTCGCGGAAGCCCGCGTCGTTAAGCTCGACGAATTCCACAAGGGTGTCCAGTCGGGCGAGACACGCGAGTTGCGCTTGATTCTGAAGGCCGACGTCCAGGGAAGTCTCGAGGCGATCCAGAACGCGCTTGCCAAGCTCAACGACGAACTCGAAGGTGTCGGTATCAGCGTGCTGCACGCGGCGACCGGTGCGATCTCCGAGTCTGACGTCATGCTGGCGGCAACGACCGGCGCGATCGTCATCGGCTTCAATGTCCGTCCGGACGTGGCCGCCCGGCGCGCTGCCGAGTCGACCGGCGTCGATGTTCGCTACTACAACATCATCTACCAGCTTCTCGAAGATGTCCGTGCAGCTCTCACCGGCCTGCTGGCACCGGAGACGCGCGAGGTCATCGACGGCGTAGCCGAGGTGCGCGAAACGTTCCGACTGCCGAACCGTACGATTGCCGCAGGTCTTTACGTTGTAACGGGGAAGGCACTCCGCAATGCCCGTGTGCGGGTGATCCGCGACGGGAAGGTCATTTACGACGGAACAGTCGCCTCGCTTCGCCGTTTCAAGGAGGACGTCCGCGAGGTCGCCGCCGGTTACGAATGCGGCCTGACGATCGATGGATTCAACGATATCCGCGTCGGCGATCACATCGAGTTCTATCACCTCGAGCAAGTCCCGCGCGGGTAG
- the rbfA gene encoding 30S ribosome-binding factor RbfA, with translation MPSYRQARLAEFLRDEISTIIQRELRDPRVGFVSVTRVELSPDLRHARVYVSVYGSPEEQEEALRALQGAAGFIRRLIAPHLHTRHIPELHFKLDRSLEHAEQVARLLYQIQRERQAGSTGSHGDGDQT, from the coding sequence GTGCCGAGTTATCGACAAGCCCGGCTCGCCGAGTTTCTCCGTGACGAAATCAGTACGATCATCCAGCGGGAACTGCGTGACCCGCGTGTCGGCTTCGTGAGCGTCACGCGCGTCGAGTTGAGCCCCGATCTCCGGCACGCCCGCGTCTACGTTTCGGTGTACGGCAGCCCCGAGGAGCAGGAGGAAGCGCTTCGGGCGCTCCAGGGAGCGGCTGGATTCATCCGGCGCCTCATCGCCCCACACCTCCATACGCGCCATATTCCGGAGCTGCACTTCAAGCTGGATCGCTCGCTCGAGCACGCTGAGCAAGTTGCTCGTCTGCTGTACCAGATTCAACGCGAACGGCAAGCCGGTTCGACTGGATCACACGGCGATGGTGATCAGACCTGA